The nucleotide sequence CACCTGGAAAGCTCCCTGAGGGATACCAAGCGCAACAGTCTGGAGAGGATCGTGCACAAcgcccttgatgatgagctttcCGAAGTTGGCGATTCCTCCGTTGATGACCTCGTTGAGAAGCATGAACAGGAAAAGAAGCCAGACCTGGGGATCGATAAAGGCCTCACGGACTTGGTACCACTTGATGGTCTGGTTGAGAATTCCGGTTCGGGCGAGACGACCGCGGCCGATCAGGAGAGCGCGCTCTTCGAGGGTGAATCGCTTGGCTGTGAGGATGCTgtcggggaggaagaagaggaggataagaCCCCACACGATCGTCATGCCACCGCAGACGAGGAAGACTGCTTTCCAGATGGGAAAGCCGTTAATCTGCCCGATGCCGAAGGTGAGAATGCCGCCGATCTATGTATCTTGTCAGTATCGTCCAATTAGGAGTTGCGAATGTATCTCACCATACTGCCCACTCCATTGCAACAATAGAAGATACCGGCTCGGAACGGTTGCTGCTCACGTGTATACCACATGGAAACAATCATCATGAAACAGGTAGTAATAGGTGCCTCAAAAACACCGAGGAAGAATCGGCAAGCAGCGAGACCACCAAAGTTGTGTCCAGCAGCCGTCAGCATGAGAACGCTGCCCCAGGCCAGAACGCAGCCGGAAATGACCATGCCCATGCGCGTCTTTTGCGCGAGGAAGAGCCAGGGATACTCCGCGACCATATAAGCGAAGTAAAAAATGCTTGCGAACCAACTGTATTGATCTGACGAGATGCCGGTGTCGGTGAAGAGATCAAACACGGCAGAGTAGGCCATTGTTGTCTTGTCGATGTACTGCAGCATATAGGTTCCCATGAGAAGCGGAAGGAGCACCATGTCGACCTTGCGGATCAACCGCTTGTTGAGATCCGCGTCGCTCATGAGCTCCTCAATGTACTCATTGGTAAAGTTGTGTTCGCGAAGAAAGGTCTCGGTGGCATCGAGCTCAACCACCTCACCAGGTGTGATGGACTCGAGCTTGCTCATGGCGAtattctcctcggcctcggcggccttggcggAGCGCTTCTCGTCAGGCAATTGAGCGCCGGTAGTTTTGGCGTCTTGTGGCGACATGGTAACGAAATTGGAGAAAAGGGGGTGGGGTGGTAAGAGACCCTGGAGTATTGAATGTTTGAGCCCTTCTCGCCTTGTCGCTGAATAGAGTTCAGTAACGAGTCAAGGTTGAAACTTGAGAGGGATGGAGGAGCATGGAAGATTCTGTGGGTCGACGTCCATCTATTTATCCCATTTCAATGGCAGTGGATGGAACAGAATCTGGGGTACATGACACGAACAAGCTGGGACCAGACGCGTATCTGGTTAGCATCTCCATGGCTATCTCCAAGCGTTTCCCCCCGTTATCAACCCGCTCCACTCTGTGCCCAATCGAGCCATGGTTATCTGCGATTACTGCGCGGGGTCCGGGTCTAGCGAGTCGCCTCCGGTCCTCGGTGTCCAGATCTAGGATCCGGGCTCCGTCCTCAAGAGCCGTCGAGATATAGACGGGTCGGTTTTGCGGGGTATAAGAAGGATCAGGGCGGCTTTATCGCGCGGAACCTGATTGTCGGGATCTAATAGTGTCCTCTGCTATCTCCGTCGGCCCATAGTCTCTTGATAAGTGAGCTGTTTAGGCCTACCGGCATCGTTATCCGCAGGGTCCATACATCCCGAACCCCAGATTTCCACGGAGCGCAGTTTGGACTCCGATCTACGGGCTCCACCTTTACTCCGAATCACGGTGCTTTCGCCTCTGGTTTCGTCAGTCTTTTGGGTTCTCGGCTTGTATTTAACGCAGCCAGCGTGACGGCTGTCTTTGCCCCTGCTTATCTCGTTTCGAACTTGGAAATCAAATCATCCACCGAAAGATCCGATACCATGGGAAGCCAGATTGAACCAACCGTCACCCTCCCTCAGGGTAAGATTATCGGCGTCCAGCTGCAGGACGCGCTTCCGCAGCCAGTCGACGGCTGGCTGGGCGTCCCCTATGCCTTGCCACCCACCGGCGATCGACGTTTTCGTCTGCCGGCCAAGAttcctccctcctctgaCACAGTCATTCACGCTTCCAAGTATGGTCCTGCAGGTCCCGGCAAGCCACTCTTGGCGGGAAGTGCCCCTCTTGAGTACAGCGAAGACTGCTTGACTGCGAACATCTTTCGCCAGTCAGCAGGGTCGCATGCCAAGCTCCCGGTTGCGCTATACATCCACGGTGGAGCATTCAATAGAGGCACTGCATCAATGCACAAGACTGCTTCAATGGTTGCAAATGCCCCTGAGCCATTTATCGCCGTTAGCTTCAACTACCGTATCGGAGCCCTTGGATTTTTGCCGTCTAGCCTCAGTGCCAAGGAAGGCGTGCTTAATCTTGGGCTCCGAGATCAGATTCTCATGATGGAGTGGGTTCAAGAGAATATTGCGGCCTTTGGTGGCGACCCGGATAATGTTACCTTGTTTGGTCTTTCAGCTGGAGCCCACTCTGTAAGTCCTGTTCTGTTGCCACAAATGTGCTGTATCAGTCGTGTTAATATGTGATTAATAGATTGGTCATCACTTGATGCACTACAAGGAGGGTGTTGCACCTCTCTTCCACAAGGCCATCCTCGAGTCTGGAGCCCCCACGTCTCGTGCTGTCAGGCCATACAACGCACCTATTCACGAAGCCCAGTTCAAGGACTTCCTTCAACAAGTTGGTGTGCCCGAAGACCTGCCCGAGGACGAGATCTTCCCCTACCTGCGAAAGCAACCCGAGAACGTCATTACGGCCGCTCAGACAGCTACCTTCGATAAATACAACCCCTCGCTTCGCTGGGCCTTCCAGCCAGTTATCGATGGCGACATCATCGCCCGACCGCCCCTGGAGACGTGGAAACAGGGCAAGTGGCACAAGGTGCCCATCATGACCGGCTTCACCACCAACGAGGGCTCTCTCTAtgtggacaagaagatgtCCACTGGATCTGAGTTCCGACACTTCTTCGAGGAGTTGCTACCTCTTCTCTCTAAGGAAGATATTAACACCATCGACAACCTTTACCCTGATCCGGCCACTTCGGATGAGTACAAGGAGACACGAGAAGGCATGGGCGCTCAGTATAAGCGTATTGAGGCTGCATACGCTCATTATGCTTATGTGGCGCCTGTGCGCCAGACAGCAGAGCTGGCCTCTCCCTCAGCCCCTGTCTATCTTTACCACTGGGCCCTGGTGTCCTCTGTGAACAATGGCGCCCAGCACGGCGATAACATGAGGTACGAGGTCTGTGATCCAAATGTCGTGAAGATCTCTCCAGCACAGAAGGAGGTAGCTGGCACCACAAACGCCTACGTCACGagcttcatcaccaagggTGACCCCAATGCCGTCGGTGGTGAATATGCCAGCCGGCCAAGGTGGGAGCCATATGATGGCAAGGCACCCAAGGTTCTTCAGTTCGGCCCTGGAAATGAGGAACTGATTGGAGGCGGTGTTGGTAGCCCTGCCGCGTTTGTGGATGATGTTTGGGGACGCAAGCAGTCCGAGTTCTGGTGGAGCAAGGTGGACATCTCGCAGCAGTGAGAACTGATTTCAGACCTGACAATGAAGAAATGTAAAATTGTAGTTGTACCTACAGCATGATAGATAGTTAACAAGATTTATGACTCAACTTTCCTTTGAATTGCGAAACCTTGCAAAGTAGTCTGCCCTATCTAGGCAAATCAAGGcaagcatcatcatcgtatCCCGTATTCCGGAGTGACCGCCTGAGAAGTTGACGCCGGTTCTCCCCGGGAGCAAAGGGTCTCAACCCGAAACATCCCGACCAatgagaaggagcctgaaATTGATCAACACCAAAGGAATAAGCGCTATGCCTAAAGCGGATCTCTCCTCGAGGTCTAGGGTGGGGACGTATACGCGATACGAGTGCAatgagcttcttcatcagGGACTCATATAAGGATAGCGGCGTTCGATGGAGAGTCTTAGGATGATTTTCATTCTTTTATCTTCTAAGTATCATTTTAAACCTATTTCTCTTCAACATTATCTCGCCACAAAACCTCTCAGTACTCTTATTCTCGTCCATAATGTCTTTGCCATTTGCACCTGTGCGCAACCAACTCTTACGCACGCACAATATGCGAGTGGGATTTTTGCGACTCTCAAGTTCTCCAAGACTACTATCGACAACAATGACCATGCGGGCTACCGAAAAAGAACAAGATCCTCGCAAACAGCCCCAAGCCCCTCAACCACAGAACCCAGGCAATCCCAAGTACCCTGCTTTCAGCCTCGACTCCTTGGGTCTCAGCAAGAACATGAAGATGGTCGTTCTGGTACTCATCAGTATTTTCGGAACTATTGAGACATGGTTTTATTGCCAAGCCATTTGGCGGTGGTGGAAGGGCCGGCAAGAGTCGGAGCAGGCTTAAAGCGAATGCTCAGCGAGAGAACATCGGGTAGCTCCCTTCCATTCaactcactcactcactaCTTATACCATATTGGTTTTAAGCCTAAATACAAAGAGCGACCAATGACGTGGGAAGTTCTGGAACAGAACTTCGGGCAAGGTGTTGTTATTGGACAAGGCCATAGCCAGTGTGAAACCTCAAAGACATCACTATGCGGATGAACGTCACCACTTTGTAAATGCATTATACCCAATAAAAAAGTTCGTTGGTCGATAACATAACATTTTTGCGCGCTCTTAGGGTAGCACAGGCGTCATGTTGGGCCTTGTTTACTAGAATTGCCTAACAGCGCCTAACAGCGCCTCAGAGAGTTTCTCGAAGTTCGAGGGCTATTGACGTCATTGGTGGCGTCCTTAGTTTAGCCACATTCTTACAGAGCCACAGCAACTATGGGAGGTGCAGGCGGCGACAGTTAGACAGAGAAAAGAAGCCTCGTTATGTCCATTAGAAACCGCTCTCTTTTCAGGGCCCAGGAATGAGAATGTGTCAAAAAAGAGCGGAAGATAATTTGCGGGAATGAGAATCATCGATACTCTTTGTAATTATGAAGTGTCTCACGAAAGGCGGTttctctgcttcttggcaccTTCACTGCATTTAAAGCGCTGTGAGAGGACTGatattaaattaaaagaaCTTTAGACTTGTCAACTCCTATAGTGATATACCATCCATTGCATCAATTCCAACAAATCAGTTCGACTCATGCTGCTTATTAATTTTCGTCCCGCCGCAGCCTGATTTCGCTCAGCTGAAAACCACCAACCTGTCCTCAGCCACGCCGTAACACTCTCAACTCCAAATTCTCACACACTTCCTTATGCCCGGGAACAAAGATGCGTCTCATCAACACTAGAAGCCTCAAGCTGGAAGAGTTCAATGAAGTCAACCGGCCCTCCTACGCGATTCTCTCTCATACTTGGGGAGACGAGGAGATCACATTCCAACAGATGCAAGACGACACGAGCCAACATGCTCGGAAAGCCGGTTATCAGAAAATCGTTAGAACATGCAAAATCGCTCTATATTACGATTTAGAGTACGCCTGGGTCGATACCTGTTGCATCGACAAGACAAGTAGTGCCGAACTgtccgaggccatcaactccatgtTCAGGTGGTATGAGGATGCCCAGATATGCTACGCTTATCTGCCTGGCGTGTATGATCCATCTGACGGAGAGATTGCCGTCGTTCAAAGTCGCTGGTTTACTAGGGGCTGGACACTGCAGGAACTCATCGCACCTCGACACTTAGTCTTCTATACCTTCAACTGGAAATACATCGGTTCCCGAAGCAACCTCGGCAAAGCCATATCGAATGCCACTGGAATAGATGAGAGGCTTCTTC is from Fusarium keratoplasticum isolate Fu6.1 chromosome 11, whole genome shotgun sequence and encodes:
- a CDS encoding Carboxylic ester hydrolase, with amino-acid sequence MGSQIEPTVTLPQGKIIGVQLQDALPQPVDGWLGVPYALPPTGDRRFRLPAKIPPSSDTVIHASKYGPAGPGKPLLAGSAPLEYSEDCLTANIFRQSAGSHAKLPVALYIHGGAFNRGTASMHKTASMVANAPEPFIAVSFNYRIGALGFLPSSLSAKEGVLNLGLRDQILMMEWVQENIAAFGGDPDNVTLFGLSAGAHSIGHHLMHYKEGVAPLFHKAILESGAPTSRAVRPYNAPIHEAQFKDFLQQVGVPEDLPEDEIFPYLRKQPENVITAAQTATFDKYNPSLRWAFQPVIDGDIIARPPLETWKQGKWHKVPIMTGFTTNEGSLYVDKKMSTGSEFRHFFEELLPLLSKEDINTIDNLYPDPATSDEYKETREGMGAQYKRIEAAYAHYAYVAPVRQTAELASPSAPVYLYHWALVSSVNNGAQHGDNMRYEVCDPNVVKISPAQKEVAGTTNAYVTSFITKGDPNAVGGEYASRPRWEPYDGKAPKVLQFGPGNEELIGGGVGSPAAFVDDVWGRKQSEFWWSKVDISQQ